A genome region from Microplitis demolitor isolate Queensland-Clemson2020A chromosome 1, iyMicDemo2.1a, whole genome shotgun sequence includes the following:
- the LOC103580172 gene encoding carbohydrate sulfotransferase 5-like: MQTRRNVREDQDLFLINSQEKNQSLEIKNVIDQQRCKIKHDMENYEFLNGKYGLNISNLDDLLMEKNGRPIKSVILGNWRGGSTFVGEIVNSHPANFYHFEPLLDFGIVRIRGPPQDQPAIANINALFNCEYNKLLSYIEYGKTNPWGFMYNPRLWKQCVSHEEICLNPLFLSEFCRLFPFQSMKILRLTLNVAQVLLNDESLGVRMILLVRDPRGLMQSRKKPKWCQNSFDCSNTALLCNDMVSDYNIAVELKEKYPRTFKVLRYEDLSLDPFNEAEKMFEFYGLTFHPDVKSYLETHTKNNSGGQFSTFRDSKTAPFHWRNDLNFVEVEEIQRVCATAMKLWGYVLAVNETHQKEFNPILKNYGP, translated from the exons ATGCAGACGCGAAGAAATGTCAGAGAAGatcaagatttattttta aTTAAttcacaagaaaaaaatcagtctttggaaattaaaaatgttatcgATCAACAAAGATGCAAAATCAAGCATGATATGGAAAATTATGAGTTTCTTAATGGAAAATATGGCCTAAATATcag caATCTTGATGATTTGCTGATGGAAAAAAATGGCAGACCAATAAAAAGTGTTATTCTCGGCAATTGGCGAGGCGGGAGTACTTTTGTCGGAGAAATAGTTAATTCACACCCggcaaatttttatcattttgaacCACTGCTGGATTTTGGTATCGTCCGAATACGAGGACCTCCCCAAGACCAACCTGCGATTGCTAATATTAATGcattatttaattgtgaatataataaattac tgtCTTATATAGAATATGGTAAAACAAATCCTTGGGGTTTTATGTACAATCCTCGTTTATGGAAACAGTGCGTATCTCATGaagaaatatgtttaaatccattatttttatctgagTTTTGTCGCTTGTTTCCATTTCAATCGATGAAAATTTTACGACTGACATTAAACGTTGCTCAAGTTTTATTGAACGACGAGAG TCTTGGAGTTCGCATGATTTTACTAGTGAGAGATCCGCGAGGACTGATGCAATCGCGTAAGAAGCCTAAGTGGTGTCAAAATAGTTTCGATTGCTCAAATACAGCACTTCTGTGTAACGATATGGTATCAGATTATAATATCGCCGTCGAGCTTAAAGAAAAATACCCACGAACTTTCAA agtctTACGATATGAAGATCTATCTCTTGATCCATTTAATGAAGcggaaaaaatgtttgaattttacGGTCTCACTTTTCATCCTGatgttaaaagttatttagaaactcatactaaaaataattccgGCGGTCAATTCAGCACATTTCGTGATTCAAAAACCGCGCCATTCCATTGGCGCAATGATCTAAATTTTGTGGAAGTTGAAGAAATTCAACGTGTATGTGCGACCGCAATGAAATTATGGGGCTACGTTTTGGCTGTCAATGAAACTCACCAAAAAGAATTTAATccaattcttaaaaattatggacca